A genomic window from Flavobacterium johnsoniae includes:
- a CDS encoding T9SS sorting signal type C domain-containing protein, which yields MVLIKKALYLLILFFLPVETLLLAQQGKVDNSFNTIDNGEFGDGFNATVQTLQIQRDGNLIVGGEYVTLNGIPVSYLTRLNPDGSIDESFNTGTGFNGKVYSSYLQADGKIIVGGSFTTYNGISAGRIIRLNPDGSYDSSFNTSIGATTGIIHDIALQSDGKIIIVGSFTKYNSTTVNRVARLLPNGALDSSFLTNTGSSVNITQVKVLPNEKIILTGNFTLFNGTPANRIIRLNNNGSYDASFNTGTGFDDDVNAIALQTDGKIILGGNFTTYNSNTANRIIRLNEDGTQDESFLTGSGFTKEGVQAIKINQSGDIMVGGSFTGFYNTSPVNRLIYLNSDGTLKADFDIGSGPSSSVLAIEFDEETAWYVAGSFAVFNAHNQGRLAKINNDGELDAAYLSSGIGFDNSVLTILPLPNKKTIVGGNFKKFNGALVSKINCLLENGANDISFNTGKSGANNLVKTTVLQEDQKIIIGGSFTKYNDITNNRIARIFQDGEIDYSFSTGEGFNGQVYTLAIQSDQKIIVAGAFSKYNGSAINANRIVRLLPDGLKDPSFNIGSGADGIVESVVLQSDGKILVGGHFKTFNGLPFAGLVRLNSDGTIDLGFNIREGFDKYVYSIALQSDQKIIVGGSFLTFDGISQKRIVRLNTDGSLDATFNSGTGFSKGDVRTILIQPDDRILVGGAFSGTYKNVSALRLIRLLPSGAFDDSFSAPLNNTLNAMNFTEDYRLLIGGIFNSVSGISKHRIARLKLCVNTTIWNGNSWSAGFPSAGKDVYFNESFPNLTSANVCGCYIAKDKIVTLLEKNTLNVEFSYTGFGTLVLEDSASLYQSDDDMINTGIIHLKRKTNPVIRYDVTYWSSPVKDQKMFDFSPETLLDKYYWYDPITSWNVSLHGEMTMNPGQGYSIRAPQSYSVSERSIFEGVFKGVPNNGKIYVDLQFPNKSYLIGNPYPSAIDADTFIKINLPKIKSVLCFWTHNTPPLNNYYSNDDFAVYNLLGGVGTSSALSSGVSDSAPDGTIASGQAFILRTNLAGNLEFNNSMRILGSNSSFFKPSKSEATKSKSEKHRFWLNLKSQEGVFKQILLGYAHGASNNLDAIYDAETLNSNPKMDFYSLVEENTKLVIQGRELPFTENDSIVLGYKLANKSSLILEIDHQDSFFNGKSIFLKDRLLNKLHNLSEDSYQFESESGIVNDRFTIVFTDQILKNEDWFSNSEKVFVSVRKHIISIESTNENLKEVRIYDVLGNQLYKNDTIENKRISIENLGISNQVLFAKIILENGNVSSKKVLF from the coding sequence ATGGTTTTGATTAAAAAAGCACTGTATTTGCTAATCTTGTTCTTTCTTCCAGTGGAAACATTGCTTCTCGCTCAGCAAGGTAAGGTTGACAATTCGTTTAACACTATTGATAACGGAGAGTTTGGCGACGGATTTAATGCCACAGTTCAAACACTTCAAATTCAAAGAGATGGAAATTTAATTGTCGGGGGAGAATATGTAACACTAAACGGAATTCCTGTTTCCTATCTTACTCGTTTAAATCCAGACGGATCTATAGATGAAAGTTTCAATACCGGAACTGGATTTAATGGAAAGGTTTATTCGTCCTATTTACAAGCAGATGGAAAAATTATTGTTGGAGGAAGTTTTACAACTTACAACGGAATTAGTGCAGGAAGAATTATTCGCCTCAATCCAGACGGCTCTTACGATAGTAGTTTTAATACTTCTATAGGAGCAACTACAGGAATTATCCACGATATTGCGCTGCAATCAGACGGAAAAATTATTATTGTTGGCAGTTTTACCAAATACAATTCGACTACTGTAAATCGTGTGGCGCGCTTACTTCCAAATGGTGCTTTAGATTCTTCTTTTTTAACCAATACAGGCTCTTCGGTCAATATTACACAGGTAAAAGTTTTGCCAAACGAAAAAATAATACTAACTGGAAATTTTACCCTTTTTAATGGAACGCCAGCAAATAGAATTATTCGATTAAATAATAATGGAAGTTACGATGCAAGTTTTAATACAGGAACTGGCTTTGATGATGATGTAAATGCTATTGCGTTACAAACAGATGGAAAAATTATTTTAGGAGGCAATTTCACGACCTATAATTCAAATACGGCCAACAGAATAATTCGTTTGAATGAAGACGGAACACAAGATGAAAGTTTTTTGACAGGATCTGGTTTTACTAAAGAAGGAGTACAAGCAATTAAAATTAATCAATCTGGCGATATAATGGTTGGAGGATCATTTACAGGTTTTTATAATACTTCTCCAGTAAATCGATTAATTTATCTTAATTCAGACGGTACATTAAAAGCAGATTTTGATATCGGTTCCGGGCCTTCTTCTTCAGTTTTGGCTATAGAATTTGATGAAGAAACTGCTTGGTATGTTGCTGGTTCTTTTGCAGTTTTTAATGCGCACAATCAAGGAAGATTAGCAAAAATTAATAATGACGGAGAACTTGATGCTGCTTATTTGTCTTCAGGTATTGGTTTTGACAATTCTGTTTTGACTATTTTACCTCTTCCAAACAAGAAAACCATTGTTGGAGGTAATTTTAAAAAGTTTAATGGAGCTTTAGTTTCTAAAATTAACTGTCTTTTAGAAAATGGGGCTAATGATATTTCTTTTAATACTGGAAAATCAGGAGCAAATAATTTGGTTAAAACAACCGTATTGCAAGAAGATCAGAAGATAATTATTGGCGGAAGCTTTACTAAATACAACGATATTACAAACAATAGAATTGCAAGGATTTTTCAAGACGGAGAAATAGATTATTCTTTTTCAACTGGAGAAGGTTTTAATGGTCAGGTTTACACATTAGCCATTCAATCTGATCAAAAAATAATAGTTGCTGGAGCATTTTCAAAATACAATGGATCTGCAATTAATGCAAATAGAATTGTAAGATTATTGCCAGATGGTTTAAAAGATCCTAGTTTTAATATCGGCTCTGGTGCGGATGGTATTGTTGAATCTGTCGTATTGCAATCTGATGGAAAGATTCTTGTTGGTGGTCATTTTAAAACATTTAATGGATTGCCTTTTGCGGGATTAGTTCGTTTAAATTCTGATGGAACAATTGATTTAGGTTTTAATATAAGAGAGGGTTTTGATAAATATGTTTACTCAATTGCCTTACAAAGCGATCAAAAAATAATTGTTGGAGGATCATTTTTAACTTTTGATGGAATTTCGCAAAAAAGAATTGTCCGTTTAAATACTGATGGAAGTTTAGATGCTACATTTAATTCTGGAACTGGTTTTAGTAAAGGAGATGTTCGTACAATTTTAATTCAGCCAGATGATAGAATTTTAGTTGGAGGAGCATTTTCAGGGACTTACAAAAATGTTTCCGCATTGAGATTAATTAGATTATTGCCGTCTGGAGCTTTTGATGATTCCTTTTCTGCACCTTTAAATAATACGCTCAACGCAATGAATTTTACAGAAGACTATAGATTATTGATAGGCGGTATTTTTAACTCTGTATCTGGAATTTCAAAACATAGAATTGCGCGCTTGAAACTTTGCGTGAACACTACAATTTGGAATGGAAATTCGTGGTCAGCTGGTTTTCCTTCAGCAGGGAAAGATGTTTATTTTAACGAAAGTTTTCCAAATCTTACTTCTGCCAATGTCTGCGGATGTTATATTGCTAAAGATAAAATTGTAACGCTTCTCGAAAAAAATACGCTAAATGTTGAGTTTTCCTATACTGGTTTTGGAACGTTGGTTTTGGAAGATTCGGCTAGTTTGTACCAATCTGATGATGACATGATTAATACTGGAATTATTCATTTGAAGAGAAAAACAAATCCGGTTATAAGATATGATGTTACCTATTGGTCTTCGCCAGTTAAAGATCAGAAAATGTTTGATTTTTCGCCAGAAACACTTTTAGATAAATATTATTGGTACGATCCGATTACGAGTTGGAATGTAAGTTTACATGGTGAAATGACAATGAATCCAGGACAAGGTTACAGTATTAGGGCGCCGCAGAGTTATTCGGTTTCAGAAAGATCAATATTTGAAGGAGTTTTTAAAGGAGTTCCAAATAATGGTAAAATTTACGTTGATCTCCAATTTCCAAATAAATCGTATCTTATTGGTAATCCGTATCCAAGTGCTATCGATGCTGATACTTTCATAAAAATTAATTTGCCAAAAATTAAAAGCGTCTTATGTTTCTGGACACACAATACACCTCCTTTAAATAATTATTATTCTAACGATGATTTTGCAGTTTATAACCTATTAGGAGGTGTTGGTACGAGTTCTGCATTAAGTTCGGGAGTAAGTGATTCAGCGCCAGACGGAACAATTGCTTCAGGTCAAGCCTTCATTTTAAGAACAAACTTAGCAGGTAATCTTGAATTTAATAACAGTATGCGGATTTTGGGCAGTAACAGTTCTTTTTTTAAGCCTTCTAAAAGTGAAGCAACAAAAAGTAAAAGTGAAAAACATCGTTTTTGGCTGAACCTTAAAAGTCAAGAAGGAGTATTTAAACAAATTTTGCTTGGTTATGCTCACGGAGCATCAAATAATCTAGATGCTATTTACGATGCAGAAACGCTTAATTCCAATCCAAAGATGGATTTTTATAGTCTTGTTGAAGAGAATACAAAGCTTGTAATTCAAGGTCGAGAGTTACCGTTTACCGAAAATGATTCGATTGTTTTAGGATATAAATTGGCAAACAAAAGTTCTTTAATTCTAGAAATAGATCATCAAGACAGTTTTTTTAATGGAAAAAGTATTTTCTTAAAAGATCGACTTTTAAATAAACTTCATAATTTAAGTGAAGATTCCTATCAATTTGAATCTGAAAGCGGAATAGTTAATGATCGTTTTACGATTGTTTTTACTGATCAAATACTTAAAAATGAAGACTGGTTCAGTAACTCGGAAAAAGTTTTTGTTTCTGTGAGAAAGCATATTATTTCGATAGAATCTACAAATGAAAATCTTAAAGAAGTTAGGATTTATGATGTTTTAGGAAATCAATTGTACAAAAATGATACAATTGAAAACAAAAGAATATCTATTGAAAATTTAGGCATTTCAAATCAGGTATTATTTGCGAAAATAATTTTAGAAAATGGAAATGTTAGTTCTAAAAAGGTACTCTTTTAA